In Chryseobacterium turcicum, a single window of DNA contains:
- a CDS encoding EpsG family protein — MSLLHPYYIIAIIYMLIFSFQEVYVKKVEKKWLWFLAGYLIIIAGLRNEVGPDYGSYIGIYIYSDTKDYVSIFMKALFMEGPQPMELEWLFVLINKILINVFNAPFYMLTLVIAAITIILKVEYIDDNTFYPFTFILFLFIPGFFVGESGQIRQCLGTYAVYYAIRFIKEKNLWMYLLCIYLAAGIHNVCYLFLPMYWVARIPMNKFWMLTLIIASIFASPFEIYKVFGGFLDSIAGDNMLVVGFNGYMDESVERLNGGFGIPEGMMMILTFFLFCFDTPMKEKFPYYEYHRNYAVVGICFYFIFRNNPIFSSRLAGTFIIFAYILIPNAMYVVSLNKKKIIHSFIIALVLFYFVVFSSFQNIKSGRFTIDLYKNHLLP; from the coding sequence ATGAGTTTATTACATCCATATTATATTATAGCAATTATTTACATGCTTATTTTCAGCTTTCAGGAAGTTTACGTAAAAAAAGTAGAAAAAAAATGGCTTTGGTTTTTGGCGGGCTATCTTATCATTATAGCAGGATTAAGGAATGAAGTAGGGCCAGATTATGGAAGTTATATTGGAATTTATATTTATTCTGATACCAAAGATTATGTAAGTATCTTTATGAAGGCTTTGTTTATGGAGGGGCCACAACCGATGGAGCTTGAGTGGTTGTTTGTGCTTATTAATAAAATTCTTATAAATGTCTTCAATGCTCCTTTTTATATGCTGACTTTGGTAATTGCAGCAATTACAATTATTCTGAAAGTTGAATATATTGATGATAATACGTTTTATCCTTTTACATTTATATTATTTCTTTTTATTCCAGGGTTTTTTGTAGGAGAGAGCGGGCAAATTAGGCAATGTTTAGGCACATATGCAGTTTATTATGCAATACGCTTCATTAAAGAAAAAAACCTTTGGATGTATCTTTTGTGTATTTATTTAGCTGCAGGAATTCATAATGTTTGTTACTTGTTTTTGCCAATGTATTGGGTAGCTAGAATCCCTATGAACAAATTTTGGATGCTTACTTTAATTATTGCTTCAATTTTTGCTTCTCCTTTTGAAATATATAAAGTTTTTGGTGGTTTTTTGGATAGTATTGCCGGAGATAATATGCTTGTCGTGGGATTCAATGGATATATGGATGAGAGTGTAGAAAGATTAAATGGTGGTTTTGGTATTCCGGAGGGTATGATGATGATTCTTACTTTCTTTCTGTTTTGCTTTGACACACCAATGAAAGAAAAGTTTCCTTATTATGAATATCATCGAAACTATGCTGTTGTAGGAATTTGTTTCTATTTTATTTTTCGTAATAATCCCATATTTTCGTCTCGTTTGGCAGGGACGTTTATCATTTTTGCTTATATTTTGATACCCAATGCTATGTATGTTGTATCGCTTAATAAGAAAAAGATTATTCACTCATTTATTATCGCTTTAGTATTATTTTATTTTGTCGTTTTTTCTAGTTTTCAAAATATAAAATCAGGAAGATTTACAATTGATCTCTATAAAAATCATCTTCTCCCATAA
- a CDS encoding dialkylrecorsinol condensing enzyme DarA: MQKNILVIYYTQTGQLEDIVRNIAQPFEDKKDEYNVTYYNIQLKKDFPFPWPSDVFFNTFPESYLQIPSEILPPPEEVLNTKFDLILFGYQVWYLTPSIPIISFLKSGFAENIFRNTPVVTISATRNMWMLSQEKLKVYLKNLEAKLIGNIALVDRRDNYTSVLTILRWMTTGQKEKSGILPAAGVSDEEINGAGKYGKIIENHFENNNFANLQPELVKNGAVEIRPFLVRVEKVGNKIFTIWSNLIIKKKEKRPLLIKFFKVYLMAAIWIISPIVLIFHILLAPILWTKRQKQKKYLQGINLK, translated from the coding sequence ATGCAAAAAAATATACTCGTTATTTATTATACTCAAACCGGACAGCTGGAAGATATTGTAAGAAATATCGCGCAACCGTTTGAAGATAAAAAAGACGAATACAACGTTACCTATTACAACATTCAGCTCAAAAAAGATTTTCCTTTTCCGTGGCCGAGTGATGTTTTTTTTAATACTTTTCCAGAATCTTATCTGCAGATTCCAAGCGAGATTCTTCCTCCACCCGAAGAAGTTTTAAATACAAAATTTGATTTGATATTATTTGGATATCAGGTTTGGTATCTTACGCCATCTATTCCGATTATTTCATTTTTGAAAAGCGGTTTTGCAGAAAACATTTTCAGAAACACACCCGTTGTTACCATTTCAGCAACCAGAAACATGTGGATGCTTTCTCAGGAAAAGCTCAAAGTATATTTAAAAAATCTTGAAGCTAAATTAATTGGAAACATTGCATTGGTAGACCGTAGAGACAATTATACAAGCGTCTTGACGATTCTACGCTGGATGACAACCGGACAAAAAGAAAAATCAGGAATTTTACCGGCTGCCGGAGTTTCAGATGAAGAAATCAATGGTGCGGGAAAATATGGCAAGATAATTGAAAACCATTTTGAGAATAACAACTTCGCCAATCTGCAACCCGAATTGGTGAAAAACGGAGCTGTAGAAATACGACCTTTTTTGGTAAGAGTAGAAAAAGTAGGCAACAAAATTTTTACGATTTGGTCTAATCTGATTATCAAGAAAAAAGAAAAACGACCATTGTTGATAAAATTCTTTAAGGTATATTTGATGGCAGCAATTTGGATTATCTCACCCATCGTGTTGATTTTTCATATCTTGCTCGCTCCAATTCTATGGACAAAAAGACAAAAACAGAAAAAATATTTACAAGGAATTAATTTAAAATAG
- a CDS encoding acyltransferase family protein, which produces MKKERILVLDGLRGLAILLVFLFHGYYVWDIFYPYKKMFSENIVFKYGSLGVQLFFLISGFVILMSVEKTSGFVKFIKNRWLRLFPSMLICSVFIYLTAGFFHERPFGIPELKSLLPGVLFINNGVLEKIVGTNFPVLELSFWSLYVEVKFYIIFGALFFAFNRRVALIGIFLLYISALVLQILCFHELLFENTWIKMYVGTFIHFGWFVVGALTYIYYYHRDRKYLFIILFVWMCSLCYGYKFQDLMLLIYLIALNLIFFGALFWKRLNLLFSNRFFQFIGFISYPLYLLHENMLISLIIKIHNQYPEIPPLLLPVFSFVFIGFLAYIIAKYLEPFLVKIAVKL; this is translated from the coding sequence ATGAAAAAAGAAAGGATTTTAGTACTAGATGGTCTAAGGGGGCTTGCTATTTTACTGGTTTTTTTGTTTCATGGATATTATGTTTGGGATATATTTTACCCATATAAAAAAATGTTTTCTGAGAATATAGTATTTAAATATGGTAGTCTTGGGGTGCAGTTGTTTTTTTTAATATCAGGTTTTGTTATTCTGATGTCTGTTGAAAAAACTTCTGGGTTTGTAAAGTTTATTAAAAACAGATGGCTTCGGCTTTTTCCAAGTATGTTGATTTGTAGTGTTTTCATATATTTAACTGCCGGATTTTTTCATGAAAGACCTTTTGGTATTCCAGAGTTAAAATCACTTTTACCTGGTGTTTTATTTATTAACAATGGTGTTTTAGAAAAAATTGTCGGAACCAATTTTCCGGTTTTAGAATTGTCTTTCTGGTCTTTGTACGTTGAGGTAAAGTTTTATATTATTTTCGGTGCCTTGTTTTTCGCTTTCAACAGGCGTGTAGCATTAATCGGTATTTTTCTGTTATACATATCGGCTTTAGTCTTACAGATTTTGTGTTTTCATGAATTATTATTTGAGAATACATGGATTAAAATGTATGTTGGTACATTTATTCATTTTGGATGGTTTGTTGTAGGCGCTTTAACGTATATCTATTATTATCATCGAGATAGGAAATATTTATTTATAATCCTTTTTGTTTGGATGTGCTCATTATGTTATGGGTATAAGTTTCAGGATTTAATGTTGCTTATCTATTTGATTGCATTGAATTTAATTTTTTTTGGAGCATTATTTTGGAAAAGATTAAACCTACTGTTCTCAAACCGTTTTTTTCAATTTATTGGATTTATTAGTTACCCATTATATCTATTGCATGAAAATATGCTGATATCATTAATTATTAAAATTCACAATCAATATCCCGAAATTCCACCTTTACTATTACCTGTTTTTTCTTTCGTATTTATCGGTTTTCTGGCATATATAATTGCAAAATACTTAGAGCCATTTTTAGTTAAAATAGCAGTGAAGTTGTAG
- a CDS encoding MMPL family transporter, translating into MHRFFIQLYYLISKNRFISIAIALGILIICGFFASKINFEEDINQIIPKNEKSDLTAKVLQQLNFSDKIIIIIEKKSKDDNFQLSETADTFLNKIEPLKKYIGSVQGKVNDNEISETFDFVNQNLPLFLNEKDYAEIGRKLNKDSIAKQVESNYVSLVSPTSLVTKEFIKKDPLGITFLGIKKLNALNISKDFKLEDNYIITKDGKNLLLFIDPKNKSNDTKNNELFVNQLNEIKDDINKNFKGKTEISYFGSPVIAVANAQQIKKDIQNTVIISMTVLLILLIYYFRNFFTPLIVFLPTVFAVFISLMILYFIKDKISAISLSVGAILIGITIDYALHILTHYKHNNNIEELYKEITQPIILSSATTAVSFLCLVFVRSEALKDLGLFASITVFLSSFAALIIVPQLYHPKAEKEKTNNNFIDKIGSYPYEKNKPLIIGCSLIIIACLFGFRHVGFNEDIGDLNYIPKDLKISEAKLEKLSDITSKSIYTISYGNSESEALARNSQLSRFLEKEKQEGKILSYNSIGNVVLSEKDQQKKVDQWNQFWNKNRKDETISELINNGNKFGFNATAFNQFNENLNKSYSTLSLKDYSSIKAFQISEFLSNENGFYTVSNVVKVDEKDRDAFIKDVEKSHEALAIDRQQMNENFLGLLKRDFNTLINYSLLAIVLTIIVFFRNFELSLLTMFPIVLTGVVTAGILYFLGLELNIFSTVVCTLVFGVGDDFSIFLTKAMQKEHTTGKNELPTYRTSIILAVFTTILSIGSLIFAKHPALHSLALVALIGMFSVIAITTILYPFWFRFLIINRQKKGLSPITLRLFLRSVFSFIYYGLGGIIFSFFGHFFIKNAKGKTLNTIKKAIALFLKSVLHLSPFVKKKVITNPNEDFSKPAIIIANHTSFLDTLAIAMTTHKIVYLVNDWVWDSPVFGKLVKALGFFPVSQGIENGKEKLKEKIDQGYSLVVFPEAERSYTNDVKRFHKGAFYLAEEFGLDILPLYIHGNSEVQPKGDFIIYDGSITVKVGDRIKKDDVNFGKDYSERTKKINAYFREEFAQLRNELEDEDYFKKKLFLSYLYKENEVVKPVKDDFNKNKSVYFELNKHIPNDATILHIADDFGQKDILLTLQQAGRKIFSFINDNEKKSVAKNNYLVQRRKIEYLDNLAQVNKKADVLLISDENFNLKDVKDLPETIIFLNSKNQTFENENFKQIFESESIKVFRYV; encoded by the coding sequence ATGCATCGTTTTTTCATCCAATTATATTATCTGATTTCCAAAAATCGTTTTATTTCTATCGCTATTGCGTTGGGAATTCTTATCATTTGTGGCTTTTTCGCTTCGAAAATCAATTTTGAAGAAGATATTAATCAAATTATCCCTAAAAACGAAAAATCAGATTTAACTGCAAAAGTTCTACAACAACTTAACTTTTCAGACAAAATCATCATCATTATTGAGAAAAAATCTAAAGACGACAACTTTCAGCTTTCGGAAACTGCAGATACTTTTTTAAATAAAATTGAGCCTTTAAAAAAATACATCGGCTCAGTTCAGGGAAAAGTAAATGACAATGAAATTTCAGAAACTTTCGATTTTGTCAACCAAAATCTTCCTTTGTTTTTAAATGAAAAAGATTACGCTGAAATCGGAAGAAAGCTCAATAAAGATAGTATTGCAAAGCAAGTGGAGAGCAATTATGTCTCTCTCGTTTCGCCAACCAGTCTTGTAACCAAAGAATTCATCAAAAAAGACCCTCTCGGAATAACTTTTCTTGGTATCAAAAAACTCAATGCGCTCAACATCAGTAAAGATTTCAAGCTCGAAGACAACTATATCATTACCAAAGATGGGAAAAATCTATTGCTTTTTATCGACCCGAAAAACAAAAGCAATGACACCAAAAACAACGAGCTTTTTGTCAATCAGCTCAACGAAATCAAAGACGACATCAACAAAAACTTTAAAGGAAAAACAGAAATCAGTTATTTTGGTTCGCCTGTGATTGCTGTTGCCAATGCTCAACAAATCAAGAAAGACATTCAGAATACGGTTATTATTTCGATGACGGTTCTTTTGATTTTACTGATTTATTATTTCAGAAATTTCTTTACCCCGTTAATTGTATTTTTGCCGACTGTTTTTGCTGTTTTCATTTCATTAATGATTTTGTATTTTATTAAAGATAAAATATCGGCAATTTCGCTCAGCGTGGGTGCAATTCTCATCGGGATTACCATTGATTACGCCCTTCATATTCTCACGCATTACAAGCACAACAATAATATTGAAGAGCTTTATAAAGAAATCACACAACCCATTATTCTGAGTAGTGCAACGACAGCGGTTTCATTTTTATGTTTGGTTTTCGTTCGTTCTGAAGCCTTAAAAGATTTAGGTCTTTTTGCTTCCATTACTGTTTTCCTGTCTTCTTTTGCAGCATTAATTATTGTTCCGCAACTGTATCATCCGAAAGCAGAAAAAGAAAAAACCAACAACAATTTCATCGATAAAATAGGAAGTTATCCTTACGAAAAAAATAAACCTTTGATTATCGGCTGTTCTCTGATTATCATTGCCTGTCTTTTTGGGTTCAGACACGTTGGGTTTAATGAAGATATTGGCGATTTAAATTACATTCCAAAAGATTTAAAAATAAGTGAAGCCAAGCTTGAAAAACTGTCCGACATTACTTCAAAATCAATTTACACGATTTCTTACGGAAATTCTGAAAGTGAAGCGTTGGCAAGAAACTCTCAGCTGAGTCGATTTTTAGAAAAGGAAAAACAGGAAGGAAAAATTTTAAGTTACAACTCGATTGGTAACGTTGTCCTCTCAGAAAAAGACCAACAAAAAAAAGTAGACCAATGGAATCAGTTTTGGAATAAAAACAGGAAAGACGAAACCATCTCGGAATTAATAAATAATGGAAACAAGTTTGGTTTTAATGCTACTGCTTTTAATCAGTTTAATGAAAATTTAAACAAATCGTACTCTACTTTAAGCTTAAAAGATTACTCCTCAATAAAAGCATTCCAAATATCAGAATTTTTAAGCAATGAAAATGGTTTTTATACCGTTTCGAATGTTGTAAAAGTAGATGAGAAAGACCGAGATGCATTTATAAAAGATGTTGAAAAAAGTCATGAAGCTTTGGCAATCGACCGTCAACAGATGAATGAGAACTTTTTAGGCTTACTGAAAAGAGATTTTAATACATTGATTAATTATTCTCTTTTAGCTATTGTTTTAACGATTATTGTTTTCTTCAGGAATTTTGAGCTTTCTCTTTTAACGATGTTTCCGATTGTTTTAACGGGAGTTGTCACGGCTGGAATTCTTTATTTTTTAGGTTTGGAATTAAATATTTTCAGTACCGTTGTCTGTACTTTGGTTTTTGGAGTCGGTGATGATTTCAGTATTTTCCTTACCAAAGCAATGCAGAAAGAGCATACGACTGGTAAAAATGAACTTCCGACTTACAGAACATCAATTATTCTGGCGGTTTTTACTACTATTTTATCTATCGGTTCTTTAATTTTCGCAAAACACCCTGCTTTACACTCTTTAGCTTTGGTTGCTTTGATTGGAATGTTTTCTGTAATCGCAATTACCACTATTTTATACCCTTTCTGGTTTAGATTTTTGATTATTAACAGACAGAAAAAAGGTTTATCACCAATCACATTAAGACTGTTTCTGCGTTCAGTTTTTTCATTTATCTATTACGGTTTAGGTGGAATAATCTTCTCATTTTTCGGGCATTTCTTTATTAAAAACGCCAAAGGAAAAACACTCAACACGATTAAAAAAGCGATTGCATTATTCTTGAAATCAGTTTTACATCTTTCGCCTTTTGTAAAGAAAAAAGTGATTACAAATCCCAACGAAGATTTTAGTAAACCAGCAATTATTATTGCTAATCACACCTCATTTCTTGATACTTTAGCAATTGCAATGACAACCCATAAAATTGTTTACTTGGTCAATGATTGGGTTTGGGATTCTCCTGTTTTTGGCAAATTGGTAAAAGCTTTGGGCTTTTTTCCAGTTTCTCAAGGGATAGAAAATGGAAAAGAAAAATTAAAAGAAAAAATTGACCAAGGTTATTCATTAGTTGTGTTTCCAGAAGCAGAAAGGTCTTACACCAACGATGTGAAACGTTTCCACAAAGGAGCTTTTTATTTAGCTGAAGAATTTGGATTGGATATTTTACCACTTTACATTCACGGAAATTCTGAAGTACAGCCAAAAGGAGACTTCATTATTTACGACGGAAGTATTACGGTAAAAGTGGGTGACAGAATTAAAAAAGACGATGTCAATTTTGGTAAAGATTATTCAGAAAGAACAAAAAAAATCAACGCTTATTTCCGTGAAGAATTTGCCCAGTTGCGAAATGAGCTAGAAGACGAAGACTATTTTAAAAAGAAATTGTTTTTAAGCTATTTATATAAAGAAAATGAAGTGGTAAAACCTGTAAAAGACGACTTCAACAAAAACAAATCGGTTTATTTTGAGCTCAACAAACACATTCCGAATGATGCAACCATCCTTCATATTGCAGATGATTTTGGGCAGAAAGATATCTTACTGACCTTACAACAAGCTGGAAGAAAAATTTTCAGTTTCATTAATGATAACGAAAAAAAATCGGTTGCAAAAAATAATTATTTGGTACAAAGAAGAAAAATAGAATATCTTGATAACTTAGCTCAAGTCAATAAGAAAGCTGATGTTCTTTTAATTTCTGACGAGAATTTTAATCTTAAAGATGTTAAAGATTTACCAGAGACCATTATCTTCTTAAATAGTAAGAATCAAACTTTTGAAAACGAAAATTTCAAGCAAATATTTGAATCAGAATCAATAAAAGTATTTAGATATGTATAA